AACATATCCCTCATAAGCGTTAACTGGTTCAAATTCGCCTATTACATAAGCATCTATCTCCATCCCATCTCCTGAAACTGTATTAGGGACATATCCATAGTTTATGGGATATATCATTTCACACTTTGGATGTCTAGAACCTAATGGCCTATCCATATTTACTTTAACTTTTTCACCTAGATATTGTTTTATTATTTTATCTCGTAAATTCAATAAAAGTCCTCCCAAATCGACTGATTCTGTTAATGATTACTTGGTTGTTGCTATAATATAATTTTTATTTATAGCTGGATCATCAACGTTTTACTAATCTAAAATATCTTTTTTATATAAAATAAATAATCTTCCTTCATCTAATACATCCTGAGATACTCCATTAAATCCTACCTTATGTAATAAAGAAATTGAATTAACATTTTGGTAATGAGTTTCTGCATATATTTTATCTTCATCACTTTTATTGAAAAAGGTTTTTATCAATACTTCTGCTGCTTCACTACAATAACCATTTCCCCAATAATCTGGTAGAAATCTATAACCTAATTCAATCTTCTGTTGTTCTTCTCTTCTAACAAGGAAAATCAATCCTATAGATTCATTTGTTTTTTTTAGAACTACGTTATACACATTCAGTAATTTATTACCAAAATTGTTGATCCAAGCATTAATGTAATCAATGCATTTTTCCATACTCATAGAATCATATGATAAATATTTATTTACTCTCTTATCATTATTTAACTCATAAAGGAAATTACTGTCCTCGATATTAAAAGTTCTTAACATAATTCTTTCTGTTTCTAACATATTGTCATCCTCCTGAGAATTTTATTTTTTTACTTCTAATTAGAAGCATCTACCAAAATGATTTTTCTACATATTTTCAACCCTGTAATTAATATTTGCCTTTCTAGCCTGTGAACATAAATATTTTTTCTGAATCCTATATGTCTTTTGGTCTTTAATGAATATGGAACCAACTTGTCGAAATTCAAAATTAACATCCTTCTTGATACATTGTTCTCTTATATCTAGAACCCAATCATAATGTAATGGTCTTACATTCCTTCCCGATTCTCCACCTACTACTACATACTCAATTGAATTATCTAGATAATCTAATAAATTTATTTTTTCCAGCATAGGTTGAATGGTTATCAATTTATGTTTAATAGGTA
The sequence above is a segment of the Vallitalea longa genome. Coding sequences within it:
- a CDS encoding GNAT family N-acetyltransferase, which gives rise to MLETERIMLRTFNIEDSNFLYELNNDKRVNKYLSYDSMSMEKCIDYINAWINNFGNKLLNVYNVVLKKTNESIGLIFLVRREEQQKIELGYRFLPDYWGNGYCSEAAEVLIKTFFNKSDEDKIYAETHYQNVNSISLLHKVGFNGVSQDVLDEGRLFILYKKDILD
- a CDS encoding inorganic diphosphatase; the protein is MNLRDKIIKQYLGEKVKVNMDRPLGSRHPKCEMIYPINYGYVPNTVSGDGMEIDAYVIGEFEPVNAYEGYVIAVIKRLNDKEDKLVVCKQLDKYNKYQIEALVEFQERFFQSEIILYEK